The Episyrphus balteatus chromosome 3, idEpiBalt1.1, whole genome shotgun sequence genome segment ataaatttttctaagaTCTCTGATAACTCAATTGTATTATATTGcttgtttatttattacttCAATTTATGCCAGTAGTATCTActattgcaataatttattgaatttaaaattatttaatttttgtttatttaattttcttttatgcCTATGttaacagacctattttttcgACGACGAAAACCCACTAAAAGGACTTAGTTTAAATAAGGAAAATGTCACAATCACTGCAGAATTTGAAACAGTTCTCAAATTCTATGGTTATGATCTCGGCATCGATATGGTGTCTTCTACAACAACAGCatcatcaaataataataatgaaacaATCACCACCACACCTGTAACATATCTTCCAACAGCTGCGATTACAGATACATCAGCGTTACCATCAACAATGACAACTGAGAAAATTACAGAGgaaccaacaacaacagaaaaatcaacaacaacaaccacaacaacaacaccagaACCAACTACAACAACTACCCCTGAACCcatcaaaacaacaacaattccaGAAACAACAACTCTTGAGACCGAAACGACAATTGTTTCGGAAACTCCTCAGCCCCTTTCAGGATCCACAACTCTCGAACCAAAAGAGGAAGGAGTAGAAAGCCCTTCACCAGCATCCCAGGAATCTGGCGAAGTTGTTACTCTTTCTAATTCCGAAAATGAATCATTAGgagaaaaagcaaattttaaacgatttaaaaaTAACGGAAAACTGGTGTCCCAACCAAGACTTGAGTACCTTCCGGTAAAATTTACACCAAGTCGAACAAAACCTTTCAAAAGAACCCGACGTCACTTATTCGGTCTTAAAGGACTCGACCCGAATTTCTTCTTATCTTTTATGCAGCCAAGGACTCAATTTCTCCAGGCACCACCACCAGCAGAAATTATAGAAATAGAAGCACCTCCTCCACCACCACCAGCACCAGTCCATGTACAAAGTTTCTCATCTACTTCATTGATTCAACCAATTGATACTATCCCAGTGCTGCCAATTCAAAACGGATACTTCGATGTCGAACAGGGATTCTTGGCTCAAAAAGAAGAACTTAGAAGTGAAATCGTTGATCATATATTTTACGTCAATAACCAGGATATTATTCACACAACATTCAAGGTCTATAATTCGGTTCTCTATTATCGATACTTTGAGCAAATGAAAATCTCTATTCTGGAGTTGGAACTCGATTCAACCGATTATAATTTGATGATTCTTTTACCAGACTATGATTTGGATCTACTCACTGCCTCATCTAATCTCAGATTAGGGCCAACTCTTAGATCACTCCGTAAGCAGTTGAAACCTCGTTGGGTACAGGCAATTATTCCAGATTTTGAACTGCATGGGACAGTTTTCCTGACAAATGATCTACAAAATGTGagaaaatattacgtatacgccacagttatccattactttttttgttttgtttatttattggcAGTTGGGAGTTTGTGACATTTTCGAGCCTAATCGAGCTGATTTTAGACCAATGACCGATGATAATGGTATTTATGTTAAACACATCGAGCAAAACATTGATGTAAACATTCGCACTCGCCCGATAAATCACCTCAAAAGTAAGTTTGTATAATGTTCTGCATATGGAATGGATGTTACATAATTATGTCGGTGCAAATAGATTGCACTCCCATAtccaattaaattgtttaatcaaGTATAAATCTATTgttggatgcaaaaaaaaaaaagatatactcATCTTAAGATTTCGATTTTTTGCCTTTTACatgtgtatatttttgtttttcttatttctttttttgttttatttatcagGGAGTTACGGCCCACAAACTCAACCCATTCAAGTGTCTGTTAATCATCCGTTCATGTTCTTCATCATAGACAGAGATTTGGATGTCGCAACTATGGCTGGTCGAATACTTAATCCGTTGAATGTTCGGATACAATAAGATACAAACATTGCAATGTCGATAAgaatgtttttatattaaaagttgTGTTAGTAAGATGCCAataaaatttaaggaaaatattggAATAAATTTTGAGATGATAAGAAG includes the following:
- the LOC129914732 gene encoding uncharacterized protein LOC129914732; translated protein: MFCATFNNSQLSYNIKLSHMIAVFFAWSLCIAVSQAHLILNDHEQYRARPPPINPNHQLDQRSPSEVMVDLSNDLSFKILHLHSILNRNNFAFSPTALMCVLVALYEGSAGRSSLEMRNCLPMPNNRDVIRVGYRDIHRRLRTYFFDDENPLKGLSLNKENVTITAEFETVLKFYGYDLGIDMVSSTTTASSNNNNETITTTPVTYLPTAAITDTSALPSTMTTEKITEEPTTTEKSTTTTTTTTPEPTTTTTPEPIKTTTIPETTTLETETTIVSETPQPLSGSTTLEPKEEGVESPSPASQESGEVVTLSNSENESLGEKANFKRFKNNGKLVSQPRLEYLPVKFTPSRTKPFKRTRRHLFGLKGLDPNFFLSFMQPRTQFLQAPPPAEIIEIEAPPPPPPAPVHVQSFSSTSLIQPIDTIPVLPIQNGYFDVEQGFLAQKEELRSEIVDHIFYVNNQDIIHTTFKVYNSVLYYRYFEQMKISILELELDSTDYNLMILLPDYDLDLLTASSNLRLGPTLRSLRKQLKPRWVQAIIPDFELHGTVFLTNDLQNLGVCDIFEPNRADFRPMTDDNGIYVKHIEQNIDVNIRTRPINHLKRSYGPQTQPIQVSVNHPFMFFIIDRDLDVATMAGRILNPLNVRIQ